One genomic region from Oncorhynchus gorbuscha isolate QuinsamMale2020 ecotype Even-year linkage group LG13, OgorEven_v1.0, whole genome shotgun sequence encodes:
- the LOC123992867 gene encoding upstream stimulatory factor 1-like isoform X1, with translation MKEILFPVDTVKMKGQQKSPDPDESTHVIEEGAVATADDPSAAIATIQSAATFSSEHPIKYLFKTEGAGGQVGELYYPPAGQVTYRVIQVSDGQLEAQSDGATAVSVLTGFPAATQPMTQAVFSQSEGLEGDGTETHYTYYPATIADTSPGTMVTSVVQASDTHLSQSTPTGQLYVMMSPQEVLTGANQRSIAPRTQPYNTKSEVPRTSRDDKRRAQHNEVERRRRDKINNWIVTLSKTIPDCNIDPTKSGQVSISNESKGGILSKACDYIQELRQNNLRLGDDLSTLERLRMDNQLLRQEVEDWKSKNQILRNQMRQNGIVGAATADAQ, from the exons ATGAAGGAGATTCTCTTTCCAGTTGACACTGTGAAAATGAAGGG TCAACAGAAAAGTCCAGACCCGGATGAAAGTACACATGTCATTGAAGAAG GTGCAGTGGCTACAGCTGATGACCCATCAGCTGCCATCGCCACCATTCAGTCTGCCGCCACCTTCTCCTCAGAGCATCCCATAAAGTATCTGTTCAAGACGGAGGGAGCTGGGGGGCAGGTAGGGGAGCTGTACTACCCTCCCGCTGGGCAG GTGACATACAGAGTCATCCAGGTGTCTGATGGACAGTTGGAGGCTCAGAGTGATGGAGCCACAGCGGTCAGTGTGCTCACTGGATTCCCTGCAGCCACACAGCCTATGACCCAG GCTGTGTTCTCTCAGTCCGAGGGGTTGGAAGGGGACGGCACTGAGACGCATTACACCTACTACCCTGCCACCATCGCTGATACTTCACCAGGCACCATGGTAACCAGCGTGGTGCAGGCATCTGATACACATCTAAGTCAGAGCACTCCCACTG GGCAGTTGTATGTGATGATGTCCCCCCAGGAAGTGCTGACTGGAGCTAACCAGAGGTCCATTGCACCTCGCACACAACCTTACAACAC AAAATCAGAGGTCCCACGCACTTCTAGAGATGACAAAAGGCGAGCCCAGCACAACGAGG TTGAACGTAGACGCAGGGACAAGATCAACAACTGGATTGTCACGCTCTCAAAGACCATCCCAGACTGCAACATTGACCCTACCAAGTCAGGGCAGGTCAGTATCAGTAATGAG AGTAAAGGTGGGATCCTCTCCAAAGCCTGTGACTATATCCAGGAGCTTCGGCAGAACAACCTTAGACTAGGGGATGACCTAAGCACCCTGGAAAGGCTCAGAATGGACAACCAACTACTGAGGCAGGAG GTAGAAGACTGGAAATCCAAGAACCAGATTCTGAGGAACCAGATGCGACAGAATGGCATTGTTGGAGCAGCAACGGCAGACGCTCAGTGA
- the LOC123992867 gene encoding upstream stimulatory factor 1-like isoform X2, protein MKEILFPVDTVKMKGQQKSPDPDESTHVIEEGAVATADDPSAAIATIQSAATFSSEHPIKYLFKTEGAGGQVGELYYPPAGQVTYRVIQVSDGQLEAQSDGATAVSVLTGFPAATQPMTQSEGLEGDGTETHYTYYPATIADTSPGTMVTSVVQASDTHLSQSTPTGQLYVMMSPQEVLTGANQRSIAPRTQPYNTKSEVPRTSRDDKRRAQHNEVERRRRDKINNWIVTLSKTIPDCNIDPTKSGQVSISNESKGGILSKACDYIQELRQNNLRLGDDLSTLERLRMDNQLLRQEVEDWKSKNQILRNQMRQNGIVGAATADAQ, encoded by the exons ATGAAGGAGATTCTCTTTCCAGTTGACACTGTGAAAATGAAGGG TCAACAGAAAAGTCCAGACCCGGATGAAAGTACACATGTCATTGAAGAAG GTGCAGTGGCTACAGCTGATGACCCATCAGCTGCCATCGCCACCATTCAGTCTGCCGCCACCTTCTCCTCAGAGCATCCCATAAAGTATCTGTTCAAGACGGAGGGAGCTGGGGGGCAGGTAGGGGAGCTGTACTACCCTCCCGCTGGGCAG GTGACATACAGAGTCATCCAGGTGTCTGATGGACAGTTGGAGGCTCAGAGTGATGGAGCCACAGCGGTCAGTGTGCTCACTGGATTCCCTGCAGCCACACAGCCTATGACCCAG TCCGAGGGGTTGGAAGGGGACGGCACTGAGACGCATTACACCTACTACCCTGCCACCATCGCTGATACTTCACCAGGCACCATGGTAACCAGCGTGGTGCAGGCATCTGATACACATCTAAGTCAGAGCACTCCCACTG GGCAGTTGTATGTGATGATGTCCCCCCAGGAAGTGCTGACTGGAGCTAACCAGAGGTCCATTGCACCTCGCACACAACCTTACAACAC AAAATCAGAGGTCCCACGCACTTCTAGAGATGACAAAAGGCGAGCCCAGCACAACGAGG TTGAACGTAGACGCAGGGACAAGATCAACAACTGGATTGTCACGCTCTCAAAGACCATCCCAGACTGCAACATTGACCCTACCAAGTCAGGGCAGGTCAGTATCAGTAATGAG AGTAAAGGTGGGATCCTCTCCAAAGCCTGTGACTATATCCAGGAGCTTCGGCAGAACAACCTTAGACTAGGGGATGACCTAAGCACCCTGGAAAGGCTCAGAATGGACAACCAACTACTGAGGCAGGAG GTAGAAGACTGGAAATCCAAGAACCAGATTCTGAGGAACCAGATGCGACAGAATGGCATTGTTGGAGCAGCAACGGCAGACGCTCAGTGA
- the LOC123992867 gene encoding upstream stimulatory factor 1-like isoform X4, whose protein sequence is MKEILFPVDTVKMKGQQKSPDPDESTHVIEEGAVATADDPSAAIATIQSAATFSSEHPIKYLFKTEGAGGQVTYRVIQVSDGQLEAQSDGATAVSVLTGFPAATQPMTQAVFSQSEGLEGDGTETHYTYYPATIADTSPGTMVTSVVQASDTHLSQSTPTGQLYVMMSPQEVLTGANQRSIAPRTQPYNTKSEVPRTSRDDKRRAQHNEVERRRRDKINNWIVTLSKTIPDCNIDPTKSGQVSISNESKGGILSKACDYIQELRQNNLRLGDDLSTLERLRMDNQLLRQEVEDWKSKNQILRNQMRQNGIVGAATADAQ, encoded by the exons ATGAAGGAGATTCTCTTTCCAGTTGACACTGTGAAAATGAAGGG TCAACAGAAAAGTCCAGACCCGGATGAAAGTACACATGTCATTGAAGAAG GTGCAGTGGCTACAGCTGATGACCCATCAGCTGCCATCGCCACCATTCAGTCTGCCGCCACCTTCTCCTCAGAGCATCCCATAAAGTATCTGTTCAAGACGGAGGGAGCTGGGGGGCAG GTGACATACAGAGTCATCCAGGTGTCTGATGGACAGTTGGAGGCTCAGAGTGATGGAGCCACAGCGGTCAGTGTGCTCACTGGATTCCCTGCAGCCACACAGCCTATGACCCAG GCTGTGTTCTCTCAGTCCGAGGGGTTGGAAGGGGACGGCACTGAGACGCATTACACCTACTACCCTGCCACCATCGCTGATACTTCACCAGGCACCATGGTAACCAGCGTGGTGCAGGCATCTGATACACATCTAAGTCAGAGCACTCCCACTG GGCAGTTGTATGTGATGATGTCCCCCCAGGAAGTGCTGACTGGAGCTAACCAGAGGTCCATTGCACCTCGCACACAACCTTACAACAC AAAATCAGAGGTCCCACGCACTTCTAGAGATGACAAAAGGCGAGCCCAGCACAACGAGG TTGAACGTAGACGCAGGGACAAGATCAACAACTGGATTGTCACGCTCTCAAAGACCATCCCAGACTGCAACATTGACCCTACCAAGTCAGGGCAGGTCAGTATCAGTAATGAG AGTAAAGGTGGGATCCTCTCCAAAGCCTGTGACTATATCCAGGAGCTTCGGCAGAACAACCTTAGACTAGGGGATGACCTAAGCACCCTGGAAAGGCTCAGAATGGACAACCAACTACTGAGGCAGGAG GTAGAAGACTGGAAATCCAAGAACCAGATTCTGAGGAACCAGATGCGACAGAATGGCATTGTTGGAGCAGCAACGGCAGACGCTCAGTGA
- the LOC123992867 gene encoding upstream stimulatory factor 1-like isoform X6, with translation MKEILFPVDTVKMKGQQKSPDPDESTHVIEEGAVATADDPSAAIATIQSAATFSSEHPIKYLFKTEGAGGQVTYRVIQVSDGQLEAQSDGATAVSVLTGFPAATQPMTQAVFSQSEGLEGDGTETHYTYYPATIADTSPGTMVTSVVQASDTHLSQSTPTGQLYVMMSPQEVLTGANQRSIAPRTQPYNTKSEVPRTSRDDKRRAQHNEVERRRRDKINNWIVTLSKTIPDCNIDPTKSGQSKGGILSKACDYIQELRQNNLRLGDDLSTLERLRMDNQLLRQEVEDWKSKNQILRNQMRQNGIVGAATADAQ, from the exons ATGAAGGAGATTCTCTTTCCAGTTGACACTGTGAAAATGAAGGG TCAACAGAAAAGTCCAGACCCGGATGAAAGTACACATGTCATTGAAGAAG GTGCAGTGGCTACAGCTGATGACCCATCAGCTGCCATCGCCACCATTCAGTCTGCCGCCACCTTCTCCTCAGAGCATCCCATAAAGTATCTGTTCAAGACGGAGGGAGCTGGGGGGCAG GTGACATACAGAGTCATCCAGGTGTCTGATGGACAGTTGGAGGCTCAGAGTGATGGAGCCACAGCGGTCAGTGTGCTCACTGGATTCCCTGCAGCCACACAGCCTATGACCCAG GCTGTGTTCTCTCAGTCCGAGGGGTTGGAAGGGGACGGCACTGAGACGCATTACACCTACTACCCTGCCACCATCGCTGATACTTCACCAGGCACCATGGTAACCAGCGTGGTGCAGGCATCTGATACACATCTAAGTCAGAGCACTCCCACTG GGCAGTTGTATGTGATGATGTCCCCCCAGGAAGTGCTGACTGGAGCTAACCAGAGGTCCATTGCACCTCGCACACAACCTTACAACAC AAAATCAGAGGTCCCACGCACTTCTAGAGATGACAAAAGGCGAGCCCAGCACAACGAGG TTGAACGTAGACGCAGGGACAAGATCAACAACTGGATTGTCACGCTCTCAAAGACCATCCCAGACTGCAACATTGACCCTACCAAGTCAGGGCAG AGTAAAGGTGGGATCCTCTCCAAAGCCTGTGACTATATCCAGGAGCTTCGGCAGAACAACCTTAGACTAGGGGATGACCTAAGCACCCTGGAAAGGCTCAGAATGGACAACCAACTACTGAGGCAGGAG GTAGAAGACTGGAAATCCAAGAACCAGATTCTGAGGAACCAGATGCGACAGAATGGCATTGTTGGAGCAGCAACGGCAGACGCTCAGTGA
- the LOC123992867 gene encoding upstream stimulatory factor 1-like isoform X5, producing the protein MKEILFPVDTVKMKGQQKSPDPDESTHVIEEGAVATADDPSAAIATIQSAATFSSEHPIKYLFKTEGAGGQVTYRVIQVSDGQLEAQSDGATAVSVLTGFPAATQPMTQSEGLEGDGTETHYTYYPATIADTSPGTMVTSVVQASDTHLSQSTPTGQLYVMMSPQEVLTGANQRSIAPRTQPYNTKSEVPRTSRDDKRRAQHNEVERRRRDKINNWIVTLSKTIPDCNIDPTKSGQVSISNESKGGILSKACDYIQELRQNNLRLGDDLSTLERLRMDNQLLRQEVEDWKSKNQILRNQMRQNGIVGAATADAQ; encoded by the exons ATGAAGGAGATTCTCTTTCCAGTTGACACTGTGAAAATGAAGGG TCAACAGAAAAGTCCAGACCCGGATGAAAGTACACATGTCATTGAAGAAG GTGCAGTGGCTACAGCTGATGACCCATCAGCTGCCATCGCCACCATTCAGTCTGCCGCCACCTTCTCCTCAGAGCATCCCATAAAGTATCTGTTCAAGACGGAGGGAGCTGGGGGGCAG GTGACATACAGAGTCATCCAGGTGTCTGATGGACAGTTGGAGGCTCAGAGTGATGGAGCCACAGCGGTCAGTGTGCTCACTGGATTCCCTGCAGCCACACAGCCTATGACCCAG TCCGAGGGGTTGGAAGGGGACGGCACTGAGACGCATTACACCTACTACCCTGCCACCATCGCTGATACTTCACCAGGCACCATGGTAACCAGCGTGGTGCAGGCATCTGATACACATCTAAGTCAGAGCACTCCCACTG GGCAGTTGTATGTGATGATGTCCCCCCAGGAAGTGCTGACTGGAGCTAACCAGAGGTCCATTGCACCTCGCACACAACCTTACAACAC AAAATCAGAGGTCCCACGCACTTCTAGAGATGACAAAAGGCGAGCCCAGCACAACGAGG TTGAACGTAGACGCAGGGACAAGATCAACAACTGGATTGTCACGCTCTCAAAGACCATCCCAGACTGCAACATTGACCCTACCAAGTCAGGGCAGGTCAGTATCAGTAATGAG AGTAAAGGTGGGATCCTCTCCAAAGCCTGTGACTATATCCAGGAGCTTCGGCAGAACAACCTTAGACTAGGGGATGACCTAAGCACCCTGGAAAGGCTCAGAATGGACAACCAACTACTGAGGCAGGAG GTAGAAGACTGGAAATCCAAGAACCAGATTCTGAGGAACCAGATGCGACAGAATGGCATTGTTGGAGCAGCAACGGCAGACGCTCAGTGA
- the LOC123992867 gene encoding upstream stimulatory factor 1-like isoform X3 — MKEILFPVDTVKMKGQQKSPDPDESTHVIEEGAVATADDPSAAIATIQSAATFSSEHPIKYLFKTEGAGGQVGELYYPPAGQVTYRVIQVSDGQLEAQSDGATAVSVLTGFPAATQPMTQAVFSQSEGLEGDGTETHYTYYPATIADTSPGTMVTSVVQASDTHLSQSTPTGQLYVMMSPQEVLTGANQRSIAPRTQPYNTKSEVPRTSRDDKRRAQHNEVERRRRDKINNWIVTLSKTIPDCNIDPTKSGQSKGGILSKACDYIQELRQNNLRLGDDLSTLERLRMDNQLLRQEVEDWKSKNQILRNQMRQNGIVGAATADAQ; from the exons ATGAAGGAGATTCTCTTTCCAGTTGACACTGTGAAAATGAAGGG TCAACAGAAAAGTCCAGACCCGGATGAAAGTACACATGTCATTGAAGAAG GTGCAGTGGCTACAGCTGATGACCCATCAGCTGCCATCGCCACCATTCAGTCTGCCGCCACCTTCTCCTCAGAGCATCCCATAAAGTATCTGTTCAAGACGGAGGGAGCTGGGGGGCAGGTAGGGGAGCTGTACTACCCTCCCGCTGGGCAG GTGACATACAGAGTCATCCAGGTGTCTGATGGACAGTTGGAGGCTCAGAGTGATGGAGCCACAGCGGTCAGTGTGCTCACTGGATTCCCTGCAGCCACACAGCCTATGACCCAG GCTGTGTTCTCTCAGTCCGAGGGGTTGGAAGGGGACGGCACTGAGACGCATTACACCTACTACCCTGCCACCATCGCTGATACTTCACCAGGCACCATGGTAACCAGCGTGGTGCAGGCATCTGATACACATCTAAGTCAGAGCACTCCCACTG GGCAGTTGTATGTGATGATGTCCCCCCAGGAAGTGCTGACTGGAGCTAACCAGAGGTCCATTGCACCTCGCACACAACCTTACAACAC AAAATCAGAGGTCCCACGCACTTCTAGAGATGACAAAAGGCGAGCCCAGCACAACGAGG TTGAACGTAGACGCAGGGACAAGATCAACAACTGGATTGTCACGCTCTCAAAGACCATCCCAGACTGCAACATTGACCCTACCAAGTCAGGGCAG AGTAAAGGTGGGATCCTCTCCAAAGCCTGTGACTATATCCAGGAGCTTCGGCAGAACAACCTTAGACTAGGGGATGACCTAAGCACCCTGGAAAGGCTCAGAATGGACAACCAACTACTGAGGCAGGAG GTAGAAGACTGGAAATCCAAGAACCAGATTCTGAGGAACCAGATGCGACAGAATGGCATTGTTGGAGCAGCAACGGCAGACGCTCAGTGA